The following proteins are co-located in the Acinetobacter sp. NCu2D-2 genome:
- a CDS encoding DUF6586 family protein, whose amino-acid sequence MSRVARYHADRTNQKLYFARLSCQQAEQVDHVQQAQAHREAAVFHLHGAVLAFLQELVRYYRLNDLSPTLKSIEEHMAAKGQVSPEVVVMQQLSKDGFIAELKRAYRLCQYTPEPSVPEPEDETSSNLIIKVTQTTQAWLPDTAILREWHRELTQLIDGFRNEMVEF is encoded by the coding sequence ATGAGTCGTGTTGCTCGCTATCATGCGGACCGTACCAATCAAAAACTCTACTTTGCCCGTCTTTCCTGCCAACAAGCTGAACAAGTGGATCACGTACAGCAAGCGCAAGCCCATCGTGAAGCGGCTGTATTTCATTTGCATGGTGCGGTGTTGGCATTCTTACAAGAATTGGTTCGTTACTATCGCTTGAATGATTTGAGTCCAACGCTGAAGTCTATTGAAGAACATATGGCTGCCAAAGGTCAGGTATCCCCTGAAGTTGTGGTGATGCAACAGTTGTCTAAAGATGGTTTTATTGCTGAATTAAAACGTGCATATCGTCTTTGTCAGTACACGCCTGAACCAAGCGTGCCAGAACCTGAAGATGAAACCTCATCGAATCTGATTATTAAAGTGACTCAAACAACGCAAGCATGGTTGCCTGATACTGCGATACTACGTGAATGGCATCGTGAGTTAACTCA